One region of Chryseobacterium muglaense genomic DNA includes:
- a CDS encoding DUF6452 family protein encodes MKCFKFIIFILALSSVISCGSDDDICESGEGTPRMKITFKKADKISTIDSVKIYADYGTNVVDLGWKLKVDSVFVPLRVDDSPFTDLYVRTTTQEDSTRVRVNYTTKAIYVSPACGVKKNYENVNSVLSTPNSLKSVEQGQNFIENEDKTNLFFNF; translated from the coding sequence ATGAAATGTTTTAAATTTATCATATTCATTCTTGCTCTGTCATCGGTCATTTCATGTGGAAGTGATGATGATATCTGTGAAAGCGGTGAAGGTACACCAAGAATGAAAATTACATTTAAAAAAGCAGATAAAATTAGTACAATAGACTCTGTGAAAATTTACGCAGATTATGGTACAAACGTAGTAGATTTGGGTTGGAAGTTGAAAGTAGATTCTGTATTTGTTCCATTGCGTGTAGACGATTCTCCTTTTACAGATTTATATGTGAGAACTACAACTCAGGAAGACTCTACAAGAGTAAGAGTCAATTATACAACAAAAGCTATTTACGTTTCTCCGGCATGTGGTGTCAAGAAAAATTATGAAAATGTAAATTCAGTATTATCAACTCCGAACTCATTGAAAAGTGTAGAGCAAGGGCAAAATTTTATAGAAAATGAAGACAAGACTAATTTATTCTTTAATTTTTAG
- the rlmD gene encoding 23S rRNA (uracil(1939)-C(5))-methyltransferase RlmD, whose amino-acid sequence MRKKKDVILQNIKLFAAGAKGVAIGKTEEGKTVLVSGAIPGDVVNARVKKSKSKYFEAEVKEIVEKSPFRVEPKCIHFGTCGGCKWQNMSYEKQLDFKQEEVYNNIKRIGGIDDFETVPILGAEEQYFYRNKMEFSFSNARWLSQYEISSEENFGSRDALGFHIPGMWSKILDLKECFLQEDPSNAIRLAVKKFAENKGLDFFDVKSQKGFLRTLMMRQNSKGEWMVLFQLYREEKENRTELFDFLLEQFPQIKTLVYAINPKQNDSIYDLNVNIYFGDGFLMEEMDGLKFKIGPKSFFQTNYKQALELYRKTLEFADLKGDEVVYDLYTGTGTIAQYVARNAKHVIGIESVQEAIDAAIEHAELNGLTNTTFYCGDMKNVFNDEFLENHPKADVLITDPPRDGMHQKVVEQILKLAPEKVVYVSCNSATQARDLALMKDHYTLVKILPVDMFPQTHHVENIALLIKK is encoded by the coding sequence ATGAGAAAAAAGAAAGACGTAATTCTTCAGAATATAAAACTTTTTGCAGCAGGTGCAAAAGGTGTTGCGATAGGAAAAACTGAAGAAGGAAAAACTGTTTTGGTTTCTGGAGCTATTCCCGGAGATGTGGTGAATGCAAGAGTAAAAAAATCAAAATCAAAATATTTTGAGGCTGAAGTAAAAGAAATTGTTGAAAAATCGCCTTTTAGAGTTGAGCCGAAATGTATTCACTTCGGTACTTGTGGCGGTTGCAAGTGGCAAAACATGAGCTACGAAAAACAGCTTGATTTTAAACAGGAAGAAGTTTACAATAATATCAAAAGAATTGGCGGAATCGATGATTTTGAAACCGTTCCTATTCTCGGGGCAGAAGAGCAGTATTTCTACAGAAACAAAATGGAATTCTCTTTCTCTAATGCAAGATGGCTTTCTCAATACGAAATAAGTTCTGAAGAAAACTTTGGAAGCAGAGATGCTTTAGGTTTCCATATTCCGGGAATGTGGAGCAAGATTTTAGATTTAAAAGAATGTTTCCTTCAGGAAGATCCTTCGAATGCTATTCGTTTGGCAGTTAAAAAATTCGCGGAGAATAAAGGGTTAGATTTCTTTGATGTTAAAAGTCAGAAAGGGTTCTTGAGAACTTTGATGATGAGACAAAACTCTAAGGGAGAATGGATGGTTTTATTCCAGCTTTACAGAGAAGAAAAAGAAAACCGTACGGAACTTTTTGATTTCTTGTTGGAGCAATTCCCACAAATAAAAACGTTGGTTTATGCTATCAATCCTAAGCAAAACGATTCAATCTACGACTTAAATGTTAATATTTATTTCGGAGACGGATTTTTAATGGAAGAAATGGATGGTTTGAAATTTAAAATCGGACCAAAATCATTCTTCCAAACCAATTATAAGCAGGCTTTAGAATTATACAGAAAAACACTTGAATTTGCTGATCTAAAAGGTGATGAAGTCGTTTACGATTTATATACAGGAACCGGAACAATCGCTCAATATGTTGCAAGAAATGCAAAACATGTAATTGGAATTGAGTCAGTTCAGGAAGCTATTGATGCAGCAATCGAACACGCTGAATTGAATGGTTTAACCAATACTACTTTCTACTGTGGTGATATGAAAAACGTTTTCAACGACGAGTTTTTAGAAAACCATCCAAAAGCTGATGTATTGATTACCGATCCACCAAGAGACGGAATGCACCAAAAAGTTGTTGAACAGATCTTAAAATTAGCTCCGGAAAAAGTAGTGTATGTAAGCTGTAATTCTGCAACTCAGGCGAGAGATTTAGCTTTAATGAAAGATCATTATACTTTGGTAAAGATTTTACCGGTAGATATGTTCCCACAAACGCACCATGTTGAAAACATTGCGTTATTAATAAAGAAATAA
- a CDS encoding zinc-dependent metalloprotease, protein MIKNCKAVFLVGALFFTQQNLFSQEKEKDSAVAVKKDTAVVKKDDKKKSLIKPFKEIITDKAVSDQGVFTVHKVDDKYYFEIPDSMLKKEFLLVTRLTKAAAGMRSGTSGYAGDQIGQQVIAFEKGPKDKILLRSISHVDYAKDSTSQMYNSVTRNNVQSIIKSFDVKAYGVKKNSSVIEVTDVLNSDNELTSFSVWSKDSYRVGAFQKDMSFVNFVKSFPTNIEINTTKTFARTLGTPATPAIPGRPVPKISGNYTVEINSSFVLLPENKMQARYFDPRVGYFTVGYTDFDLDPQGVKRISLVKRWRLEPKPQDLEKYNKGELVEPAKPIVFYIDPATPQKWVPYLMQGVNDWQKAFEKAGFKNAIVAKIPDPKVDPEWSLEDARFSAIVYKPSDVPNASGPSIADPRTGEILESHINWYHNVMLLLRNWYFVQAAPNDERARKMEFDEKLMGELIRFVSSHEVGHTLGLRHNYGSSSTVPVEKLRDKKWLEKNGHTPSIMDYARFNYVAQPEDKIGDAGIFPRIGDYDDWAIEWGYKRFNQFKTPDAEKQFLNQWVIKNLKNERLWFGTETNPLDPRSQSEQVGDNAMIASTYGIKNLQRIVDNLDQWTKTPNEDYKNLDMMYDQVTTQFKRYLGHVSKYIGGQMETPKTAEQSGAVYEIVAKKDQKEAMKFLSENVFTTPQWLLKKDIFEKTGKTPVKTVEEIQNVVLGRVLSPMVLQSLYQSEAVDQNSYPLVEFFSDLNNSIIKKDNADIYGRNLQRNYVDTLIRLIDNKNYDKSDVSAIVRGNLNTIKKYLLAKTTSNDLVNKYHNEDLVFRIEKALDPK, encoded by the coding sequence ATGATAAAGAACTGTAAAGCTGTTTTCTTGGTTGGTGCATTGTTTTTTACCCAACAGAATTTATTTTCTCAGGAAAAAGAGAAAGATTCTGCTGTAGCTGTAAAAAAAGATACTGCTGTAGTAAAGAAAGATGATAAAAAGAAAAGCCTGATTAAACCATTTAAAGAAATCATTACCGATAAAGCGGTTTCAGATCAGGGAGTTTTTACAGTTCATAAAGTCGACGACAAATATTATTTTGAAATCCCTGATTCTATGCTGAAAAAGGAATTTCTTTTGGTAACAAGATTAACAAAAGCTGCTGCAGGAATGCGTTCCGGAACTTCTGGTTATGCAGGAGATCAAATTGGGCAACAAGTTATTGCTTTTGAAAAAGGTCCGAAAGATAAAATCTTGTTGCGTTCTATTTCTCACGTAGATTATGCGAAAGATTCTACTTCACAGATGTATAATTCGGTGACGAGAAATAATGTGCAGTCTATCATTAAATCTTTTGATGTAAAAGCTTACGGAGTAAAGAAGAACTCTTCTGTGATTGAAGTTACAGATGTTTTGAATTCTGATAACGAATTGACTTCTTTTTCGGTTTGGTCTAAAGATTCTTACAGAGTCGGAGCTTTCCAGAAAGATATGTCATTCGTCAATTTTGTGAAGTCTTTTCCTACAAATATTGAAATTAATACCACCAAAACTTTTGCAAGAACTTTAGGAACACCTGCAACACCAGCAATTCCGGGAAGACCTGTACCAAAAATTAGTGGAAATTATACTGTAGAAATCAATTCTTCTTTCGTTCTTCTTCCTGAAAACAAAATGCAGGCAAGATATTTTGATCCAAGAGTTGGATATTTTACAGTAGGGTATACCGATTTCGACTTAGATCCTCAAGGAGTAAAAAGGATTTCGTTGGTAAAAAGATGGCGTCTTGAACCCAAACCACAAGATTTAGAAAAATACAATAAAGGTGAGTTGGTAGAACCTGCAAAACCGATTGTTTTCTACATTGATCCTGCAACTCCCCAAAAATGGGTTCCTTATTTAATGCAGGGTGTTAATGACTGGCAAAAAGCTTTTGAAAAAGCAGGATTCAAAAATGCTATTGTAGCTAAAATCCCAGATCCGAAAGTAGATCCGGAATGGAGTTTGGAAGATGCAAGATTTTCAGCCATCGTGTATAAACCTTCGGATGTACCGAATGCTTCAGGACCTTCAATCGCTGATCCTAGAACGGGTGAGATTTTAGAAAGCCACATCAATTGGTATCACAATGTAATGTTGTTGTTAAGAAACTGGTATTTTGTACAGGCTGCACCAAATGATGAGAGAGCAAGAAAAATGGAGTTTGACGAGAAACTGATGGGTGAACTTATCCGTTTTGTATCTTCTCACGAAGTGGGTCACACTTTAGGTTTAAGACATAACTACGGTTCAAGCTCAACAGTACCTGTTGAAAAGCTAAGAGATAAAAAATGGTTAGAGAAAAACGGTCACACTCCTTCGATTATGGATTATGCAAGATTTAATTATGTTGCACAACCTGAAGATAAGATTGGTGATGCCGGAATTTTCCCTAGAATTGGGGATTATGACGATTGGGCAATCGAGTGGGGGTATAAAAGATTTAATCAGTTTAAAACTCCGGATGCAGAAAAACAATTTCTAAATCAGTGGGTGATTAAAAATCTTAAAAACGAAAGACTTTGGTTTGGTACAGAAACTAATCCTTTAGATCCAAGATCTCAAAGTGAGCAGGTTGGTGACAATGCCATGATTGCAAGTACTTACGGAATCAAAAATCTACAAAGAATTGTTGATAACTTAGATCAATGGACGAAAACACCAAATGAAGATTATAAAAATCTTGATATGATGTACGATCAGGTAACTACACAGTTCAAAAGATATTTAGGTCACGTTTCAAAATATATCGGTGGACAGATGGAAACTCCGAAAACTGCCGAACAGTCTGGTGCTGTTTATGAAATTGTTGCCAAAAAAGATCAGAAAGAGGCGATGAAATTTTTAAGTGAAAATGTTTTCACCACACCTCAATGGTTGCTTAAAAAAGATATTTTTGAGAAGACCGGTAAAACTCCGGTAAAAACGGTTGAAGAAATTCAGAATGTTGTTTTGGGAAGAGTTTTAAGTCCGATGGTTCTTCAGAGTCTTTATCAATCTGAAGCAGTTGATCAAAATTCATATCCTTTGGTTGAGTTTTTCTCAGATTTAAACAATTCAATTATTAAAAAAGATAACGCAGATATTTACGGAAGAAATCTTCAGAGAAATTATGTGGATACTTTAATAAGATTAATTGATAATAAAAATTATGATAAATCTGATGTTTCTGCCATCGTAAGAGGAAATTTAAATACCATTAAAAAATATCTTTTAGCAAAAACAACTTCTAATGATTTGGTCAACAAATATCACAATGAAGATTTGGTTTTCCGTATTGAGAAAGCTTTAGATCCAAAATAA
- a CDS encoding DUF6048 family protein, with the protein MKTRLIYSLIFSVFGLLILSAQEKESAEKPKWKYEPNFIVGVDVLNAGASFFSDRQLFQGFISSKIKDNLHGIIEAGFDKNIYQNNGYDAKASGPFIKIGAFYMLARDPENDFNGFYGGGKIGGSFYTQEYMKIPVRGFAGNSSSVSMPSSSQSSFWLEGNLGGRVQLFTSNFYIDVSMQPRYLMVTSKQDDVVPMIVPGFGKSSNKFNMGFAWNIAYKF; encoded by the coding sequence ATGAAGACAAGACTAATTTATTCTTTAATTTTTAGTGTTTTCGGTTTGCTGATTCTTTCTGCACAGGAAAAAGAGTCAGCTGAAAAACCAAAATGGAAATATGAACCCAATTTTATTGTGGGTGTTGATGTTTTGAATGCAGGAGCTTCATTTTTCTCAGACAGACAGCTTTTTCAGGGATTTATTTCTTCTAAAATAAAAGATAATCTTCACGGAATTATAGAAGCAGGTTTTGATAAAAATATTTACCAAAATAACGGTTATGATGCAAAAGCGAGCGGACCTTTTATAAAAATTGGTGCATTCTATATGTTGGCAAGAGATCCTGAAAATGATTTCAACGGTTTTTATGGAGGCGGAAAAATAGGAGGGTCATTTTACACTCAGGAATATATGAAGATTCCAGTGCGTGGTTTTGCAGGAAATAGCTCGTCGGTTTCTATGCCTTCTTCTTCACAGTCGTCTTTTTGGCTTGAAGGAAATTTGGGCGGAAGAGTACAGTTGTTTACCTCTAATTTTTACATCGATGTCAGCATGCAGCCACGTTATCTAATGGTTACTTCAAAACAAGACGATGTTGTTCCAATGATTGTTCCCGGTTTTGGAAAAAGCTCCAACAAATTTAATATGGGCTTTGCTTGGAATATAGCGTATAAGTTTTAA
- a CDS encoding TlpA family protein disulfide reductase yields MKKYLLLFVIAIFVMSCSKKVEVTGKIAGSSPLERIEFVEASGVATLPLANFGITKDGNFTGTFEAPKNGMYVINYAGKQNLIFLKGGQKLNISGNSATFPNEYVVTGDAKSDNDFFQACQKFLTTYGQTLNIQQLAASDEAAYVKAMQKIEADINKNIEENVKKFNPGKEVVEWKKIDAKTAILNLLVNYEMTKKQMSGNNPSFKLAKVFTDYETKLQENKDTMIKTSPFYRQYLLTKMSTDFQTFAQAKAQGKTDITTSELFNEFLKGKKEVSQIEKDYLLAFVMAQSDMHPQTPAASTDKIKKIIEEDIKDATIKADLKKMLFTIGGFKIGDDAPEASLVKQDGSAYKLSENKGKPYMIVFYASWNPYIAEGTMPVLKEVVNFYKSKMNFVFVNLDDTKDQFTKTSNALLKGIPGTNVYGDGGLNSDIAKKYGIYGFKLPSFIVVDKNGKVASRSFVNLGDQDLITILDKQTGLSAPKVDPAAQLQIDPSALQQQAAPQVEKVPVEAK; encoded by the coding sequence ATGAAAAAATATCTTTTGTTGTTTGTCATTGCAATATTTGTAATGTCTTGTTCAAAAAAAGTTGAAGTAACAGGAAAAATTGCGGGCAGCTCTCCATTAGAGAGAATTGAGTTTGTAGAAGCTTCTGGTGTTGCTACCTTGCCATTGGCTAACTTTGGTATCACTAAAGACGGAAACTTTACAGGAACTTTTGAAGCTCCAAAAAACGGAATGTATGTGATTAACTATGCAGGAAAACAGAATCTTATTTTCCTTAAAGGCGGTCAGAAACTTAATATTTCAGGTAACTCTGCTACTTTCCCTAACGAATATGTAGTGACAGGTGATGCTAAAAGTGATAATGATTTCTTTCAGGCTTGTCAGAAATTCTTAACAACTTACGGTCAAACGTTGAATATTCAGCAATTGGCTGCAAGTGATGAGGCTGCGTATGTAAAGGCAATGCAGAAAATTGAAGCTGATATCAATAAAAATATCGAAGAAAATGTAAAGAAATTCAACCCTGGAAAAGAAGTGGTTGAATGGAAAAAAATAGATGCCAAAACGGCTATTCTTAATTTATTAGTAAATTATGAAATGACTAAAAAGCAAATGTCTGGTAACAATCCTTCATTTAAGTTAGCTAAAGTATTCACAGATTACGAAACCAAACTTCAGGAGAATAAAGATACCATGATCAAAACAAGTCCGTTTTACAGACAGTATCTTTTAACAAAAATGAGTACAGATTTCCAAACTTTTGCTCAGGCGAAAGCGCAGGGAAAAACAGATATTACCACTTCAGAGCTATTCAATGAATTCTTGAAAGGTAAAAAAGAAGTTTCTCAAATAGAAAAAGATTATTTATTGGCATTTGTAATGGCTCAGTCTGATATGCATCCACAAACTCCGGCTGCATCTACAGATAAAATCAAAAAAATCATTGAAGAAGATATTAAAGATGCTACTATTAAAGCTGATCTTAAAAAGATGCTCTTCACAATCGGAGGTTTCAAAATTGGTGATGATGCTCCGGAAGCTAGTTTGGTAAAACAAGATGGTTCTGCATATAAATTAAGCGAAAACAAAGGAAAACCTTATATGATCGTATTCTACGCATCTTGGAATCCTTACATTGCTGAAGGTACAATGCCTGTTTTGAAAGAAGTAGTGAATTTCTATAAGTCTAAAATGAATTTCGTATTTGTAAACCTTGATGATACTAAAGATCAGTTTACAAAAACAAGCAATGCTTTATTGAAAGGAATTCCTGGAACGAATGTTTACGGTGATGGAGGTTTGAATTCTGATATTGCTAAAAAATATGGAATTTACGGTTTCAAATTACCAAGCTTCATCGTTGTTGATAAAAACGGTAAAGTAGCAAGCAGATCTTTTGTAAATCTTGGTGATCAAGATTTGATTACAATCTTAGATAAGCAAACAGGGCTTTCAGCTCCAAAGGTAGATCCTGCAGCTCAGTTGCAGATTGATCCTTCAGCTTTACAGCAACAAGCGGCTCCTCAGGTTGAGAAAGTTCCGGTAGAAGCAAAATAA
- a CDS encoding reprolysin-like metallopeptidase — translation MKKLITVLFCSLLGGSAIAQWSPTTISRSKEIVPGSISQHFKLDLNLLKSQLKNAQETGPAAKPVYISLPNIKGKMERFAVYSFPVMVKELADQYELGSYVGVSVDNPTKFLRFSVSPNDFSSMVINNGTYEFIDAQNSDKTIYGVYNKSSKDGKAFVCSTSEGTAAISQMKELQQGGQVFTNQPTDFSKSSDKKYRTMRLALAVTGEYTAFHGGTVALALAAMNTTMTRVNGVFEKDLALHLNIQNFPNIVYTNAATDFYTPPSNPPLSTDTSINYQLQQLLSSSAVGSANYDIGHVFNAAGNNGNAGCIGCVCLSPTSTNPNLQASLGKGSAFTQSTSPVGPGFDIDFVAHEMGHQLGGNHTFAHALEPSGTNVEPGSGSTIMGYAGITGATTDVQLNSDPFFHKVSILQIQNNLDAKTCDTETSVNNNPPVIAALPTYNIPKGTAFVLTASATDPENDPLTYMWEQVDNASVVINKTNIGSTATGATFRSLVPTVSPTRYFPKLSSVLAGVLDNSNNEWESVSKVARTTKFSVTVRDNNPIATQQQTQFAEQTIVVGNEGPFKLNTIFANISVPTPIEWDVAGTNAAPYNVANVKIDYTTDNGTTWTVLNASTLNDGTENFTFASSMNGQTIKVRISSIGNVFYAIKSIAVTQFAPCNGTAPSLVVNNITTSSATVSWAPVTNATFVVRYKKVADANWTTLTTTSTTTTLANLLDGTAYEVQIATVCSGTQGNFSASSNFTTTGMTVYCAVNAGPVTDDYISNVSLANMTNASGASTYTSYVSNPALQVNLNAGGTYTLSITRAYLQSPGGPYPAATSVWIDYNRNGVFDESERILTSPIANGTPNPLTFAFTVPNNAVQGLGLRMRIGMLYVASAGVILTGPCGNYGNYPGEFEDYNVVITGSLSTNESGAVKNNGIQIYPNPATDFLNVTKVSDKATYKIYSAAGQLVGNGNISNGKINVSSLIKGAYVISIEDKGKESFNSKFIKK, via the coding sequence ATGAAAAAACTCATTACTGTTTTGTTTTGTAGTTTGCTTGGAGGCTCCGCTATTGCACAGTGGTCTCCAACAACTATAAGTAGAAGTAAAGAGATTGTTCCTGGATCAATCTCGCAGCATTTTAAATTGGACCTTAATTTATTAAAGTCACAATTGAAAAATGCTCAGGAAACTGGACCAGCTGCAAAACCTGTTTATATTTCATTACCTAATATAAAAGGTAAAATGGAGAGGTTTGCAGTATATAGTTTTCCTGTAATGGTAAAAGAATTGGCAGATCAATACGAATTAGGGTCTTATGTGGGTGTTAGCGTAGATAATCCAACAAAATTCCTTAGATTCTCAGTATCTCCAAATGATTTTAGTTCAATGGTAATCAATAATGGTACTTACGAATTTATTGATGCACAAAATAGTGATAAAACTATTTATGGAGTTTATAATAAATCATCAAAAGACGGAAAAGCTTTTGTTTGTAGCACTTCAGAAGGTACAGCGGCGATTAGTCAGATGAAAGAACTTCAGCAAGGTGGTCAGGTATTTACCAATCAACCAACTGATTTTTCTAAAAGTTCTGATAAAAAATACAGAACGATGCGATTGGCATTGGCGGTAACAGGAGAGTACACCGCATTTCATGGTGGGACGGTTGCTTTGGCTCTTGCTGCGATGAATACAACAATGACGAGAGTGAATGGAGTTTTTGAAAAAGATTTAGCTCTTCATTTAAATATTCAGAACTTTCCGAATATAGTTTATACTAATGCTGCAACTGATTTTTACACACCACCATCAAACCCGCCATTATCTACAGACACATCTATAAATTATCAGTTACAGCAACTATTGTCTTCGTCTGCAGTAGGAAGTGCTAACTATGATATTGGACATGTATTTAATGCTGCTGGAAATAATGGTAATGCCGGATGTATTGGTTGTGTTTGTTTGAGCCCTACCTCTACAAATCCAAATTTGCAGGCTTCGCTAGGGAAAGGGTCAGCTTTTACACAAAGTACAAGTCCTGTTGGTCCGGGCTTTGATATTGACTTTGTAGCACATGAAATGGGGCATCAGCTAGGGGGTAATCATACCTTTGCCCATGCTTTAGAACCATCAGGTACTAATGTTGAGCCAGGTTCAGGATCTACAATTATGGGATATGCCGGAATCACAGGAGCTACTACTGATGTACAGCTAAATTCTGACCCGTTTTTTCATAAAGTAAGTATACTTCAGATTCAGAATAATTTAGATGCTAAAACTTGTGATACTGAAACTTCAGTTAACAATAACCCACCAGTAATCGCTGCTTTACCTACCTATAATATTCCTAAAGGAACTGCGTTTGTTTTAACTGCTTCTGCTACAGATCCAGAAAATGATCCACTTACTTATATGTGGGAACAAGTAGATAACGCTTCAGTTGTAATTAATAAAACAAATATTGGATCAACAGCTACAGGGGCAACTTTTAGATCATTAGTACCTACAGTTAGCCCTACAAGATATTTTCCAAAATTATCATCTGTATTAGCTGGTGTTTTAGATAACTCTAATAACGAATGGGAATCTGTTTCTAAAGTAGCAAGGACTACAAAGTTCTCGGTTACAGTAAGAGATAATAATCCTATAGCTACACAACAACAAACGCAATTTGCTGAACAAACTATTGTTGTGGGTAATGAAGGTCCATTTAAATTAAATACAATTTTTGCAAATATTAGTGTACCTACTCCAATTGAATGGGATGTAGCTGGAACTAATGCTGCACCATATAATGTTGCAAATGTTAAAATTGACTATACTACTGATAATGGAACTACTTGGACGGTTTTGAATGCTTCTACACTGAATGATGGAACAGAAAATTTCACGTTTGCATCATCTATGAACGGTCAAACAATTAAAGTAAGAATATCTTCAATTGGAAATGTATTTTATGCGATAAAATCTATTGCGGTTACTCAATTTGCTCCTTGTAATGGTACAGCTCCTTCACTTGTAGTAAATAATATTACAACGAGTTCTGCAACAGTAAGTTGGGCGCCAGTTACTAATGCTACTTTTGTGGTTAGATATAAGAAAGTTGCCGATGCTAACTGGACGACTTTAACGACGACATCAACAACAACTACTCTTGCGAATCTTCTTGATGGAACTGCATATGAAGTACAAATAGCAACTGTTTGTAGTGGAACTCAAGGTAATTTTTCCGCATCTTCCAATTTTACTACAACAGGAATGACTGTTTATTGTGCGGTAAATGCAGGGCCTGTTACTGATGATTATATTTCAAATGTAAGCTTGGCTAATATGACTAATGCTTCTGGTGCAAGTACTTATACTAGTTATGTTTCTAATCCTGCATTACAGGTTAACTTAAATGCTGGTGGTACATATACATTATCAATTACAAGAGCTTACTTACAAAGTCCTGGTGGGCCTTACCCAGCAGCAACATCTGTATGGATTGATTACAATAGAAATGGAGTATTTGATGAATCAGAAAGAATATTGACATCACCTATTGCTAACGGTACTCCAAATCCTCTTACATTTGCATTCACAGTTCCAAACAATGCAGTTCAAGGTTTAGGATTAAGAATGAGAATTGGAATGTTATATGTAGCGTCTGCAGGTGTTATTTTAACAGGACCATGTGGTAATTATGGTAATTATCCGGGAGAGTTTGAAGATTACAACGTTGTGATAACGGGTAGTTTGTCTACAAATGAATCTGGTGCTGTGAAAAATAACGGTATTCAGATTTACCCTAATCCGGCAACTGATTTCTTAAATGTTACTAAAGTTTCTGATAAAGCTACTTATAAGATTTACAGTGCAGCGGGTCAGTTAGTAGGTAATGGAAATATTAGCAACGGAAAAATTAATGTTTCATCATTAATAAAAGGAGCTTATGTAATATCTATTGAAGATAAAGGAAAAGAAAGTTTCAATTCTAAATTTATCAAGAAATAA